DNA sequence from the Streptomyces sp. MST-110588 genome:
GATGGGACGGCGTACGGATGGGGGTCGGTGGGCCGGGGCCGGCGCGGGGTCAGACGCGCCAGGGGAGCTCGGCGGTTATCGCGGTGGGGCCGCCGGCCGGGGAGTCGATGACCAGGAGCCCGTCCACGGAGTCCAGCCGTTCGGCGAGTCCGGCCAGTCCGCTGCCGCTCTCCGCACCGGCGCCGCCCCGGCCGTTGTCCGTGACCAGGAGCGTGATCCGGTCCTCCGACCGCCACACGTCCACGGTCGCGCTGGTCGCCTGTGCATGCTTGGAGATGTTCTGGAGCAGTTCGGAGACCGTGAAGTAGGCGATGCCCTCGATCGCCGCGGCGGGCCGCTCGGGCAGGTCCACGGTGACCTGGACGGGGACCGTGCAGCGGGCGGCCAGCGCGGAGAGCGCGGGCCCCAGGCCCCGGTCCGTGAGTATGGCCGGGTGGATACCGCGGGCCAGGTCGCGCAGTTCCTGAAGGGCCGTCTTCACCTCGCCGTGCGCCTCGTCCACCATCTTCGCCGCGGCCTGCGGGTCCTGCGCCAGCTTCTCCTTGGCGAGCCCGAGGTCCATCGCGAGCGTCACGAGCCGGGCCTGTGCCCCGTCGTGCAGGTCGCGCTCTATACGGCGCAGGTCGGCGGCGGCGGTGTCCACGACGACCCCGCGGTCCGACTCCAGTTCCGAGACCCGGCTGGCCAGGACGGAGGGTCCCAGCAGCCCATGGACCAGGAGGCGGTCCACGTACGTCAGCCCGTGGATC
Encoded proteins:
- a CDS encoding sensor histidine kinase translates to MDIAHASPPQPSRVPVGLRAPFSGRIWREFLYLFLSLPLAIVMFTFALLTISLSAGLLVTFIGIPVLAAGLVGCRGLGALERVRARALLDEDVAAPQAVRPVKQSLMSWVGAVLKSGASWRHLLYCLLHFPWALFAFVFSLTFWSVGWALLAYPLWKWTLPAYGDQPGIQIWGDGTAGNSFYLDTPFEVALTSGIGLLIVLAGPWVIHGLTYVDRLLVHGLLGPSVLASRVSELESDRGVVVDTAAADLRRIERDLHDGAQARLVTLAMDLGLAKEKLAQDPQAAAKMVDEAHGEVKTALQELRDLARGIHPAILTDRGLGPALSALAARCTVPVQVTVDLPERPAAAIEGIAYFTVSELLQNISKHAQATSATVDVWRSEDRITLLVTDNGRGGAGAESGSGLAGLAERLDSVDGLLVIDSPAGGPTAITAELPWRV